The following coding sequences are from one Paenibacillus tundrae window:
- a CDS encoding PLP-dependent aminotransferase family protein, with product MYSDLQLTDDRPVYIQVKDYMKRLILKGGLQADQKLPSTRELSTLMRVSRSTVLLAYAELEEEGLIYAVKGKGNYVSAAVDTPESASGWTLDWNNHVSDYAIQAEQYDLMKHGSGAERGEISFTSIAPDEKLFDLHNVKRAFLDRMSLEGEVLLNYGYAQGYRPLMKYLRQYMENKGVDLSGKDILITNGFTEGFDLVLGALRKKSGRALCENPTHHTAIKNLKLHNFHLTGVEMEPDGLHLGQLEQELMKHSYDLAYLVPSYHNPTGIVTSPAKRAEIIRLMNQYHVPMIEDGFNEELRYSGSHVSPLIASMGKGNGLVYLGSFSKVLFPGLRVGWIIADAALIDYLESMKRARSIHTSTLDQSLLYQYLSNGNFDKYLKRARAEYKRKYELVVRCLRQHLPMCRISGEGGLHLFVQFPAAFRTRDLLAACKLKGVTFTPGDTFYLEPGQGLNTMRLGFSRVSDDNIRKGIRIIGETARTMQ from the coding sequence ATGTATTCCGATCTACAATTGACGGACGACCGCCCTGTATATATACAAGTTAAAGATTATATGAAGCGACTCATACTCAAAGGCGGCCTACAGGCAGACCAGAAGCTTCCTTCGACCCGAGAACTGAGCACGCTTATGCGTGTAAGCCGCAGTACCGTTCTGCTCGCATATGCCGAGCTTGAAGAGGAAGGGCTGATCTATGCAGTTAAGGGCAAAGGGAACTATGTCAGTGCTGCGGTGGATACACCAGAGTCAGCTTCGGGTTGGACGCTGGACTGGAACAATCATGTTAGCGACTATGCAATCCAGGCAGAGCAATACGATCTGATGAAGCATGGTTCTGGTGCCGAACGTGGAGAAATCTCGTTCACCAGCATTGCTCCAGATGAGAAGCTGTTCGATCTGCACAATGTGAAGAGGGCTTTCCTCGATCGGATGTCACTTGAAGGTGAAGTGCTCCTGAATTACGGATATGCTCAAGGATATCGTCCCCTTATGAAGTATCTACGGCAGTATATGGAGAACAAGGGTGTGGATCTGAGCGGCAAGGACATCCTCATAACGAATGGGTTCACGGAAGGATTCGACCTTGTGCTTGGTGCCCTTCGCAAAAAAAGCGGTAGAGCGTTATGTGAGAATCCCACCCACCACACGGCAATCAAAAACCTAAAGCTTCATAATTTTCACCTTACCGGCGTGGAAATGGAGCCAGATGGTCTTCATCTAGGGCAACTGGAACAGGAACTGATGAAGCACTCATATGATCTCGCTTATCTGGTACCTTCCTACCATAACCCAACGGGCATCGTCACATCACCCGCCAAACGGGCTGAAATTATTCGCTTAATGAATCAATATCACGTTCCCATGATCGAGGATGGGTTCAATGAAGAGCTTCGCTACTCTGGCTCACACGTCTCTCCCCTCATCGCCAGCATGGGCAAGGGTAATGGACTGGTGTATCTCGGTAGCTTCTCCAAGGTGCTCTTTCCAGGACTACGCGTCGGTTGGATCATCGCAGATGCTGCATTGATTGATTATCTGGAAAGTATGAAACGGGCTCGGAGCATTCATACCTCAACGCTGGATCAATCCTTGCTCTATCAGTATCTGAGCAATGGTAATTTCGATAAATATCTGAAGCGCGCTCGGGCCGAATATAAACGCAAATATGAGCTGGTTGTTCGCTGCTTGCGCCAGCATCTCCCCATGTGCCGTATTTCCGGCGAAGGGGGACTGCACTTATTTGTACAGTTTCCAGCAGCGTTTCGAACAAGGGATCTACTTGCTGCCTGCAAACTAAAAGGAGTCACCTTCACACCTGGAGATACCTTCTATCTGGAACCCGGACAGGGACTGAACACGATGCGTCTAGGCTTCTCCAGAGTGAGCGATGATAACATACGCAAAGGTATTCGGATCATAGGTGAGACGGCAAGAACGATGCAGTGA
- a CDS encoding D-alanine--D-alanine ligase, translating to MKVGVIMGGTSSERDISLLTGQEMITHLDPQKYEVVPVVINNKRELIEKSAGLDIALLALHGKYGEDGTIQGTLDSLGIPYTGCGVLASSVCMDKDISKRIMQQAGVPTVEWVQISDLEELSSTTVTQLSYPVVVKPNSGGSSIGTQIVREPSALRDATEAALAWDDTVMIEQYIEGEEITCAILDGTMLPVISIRSSGAFFDYSSKYDDGGAEERIVQLPADIHKHVEAAALTCYRVLKCSVYARVDMIIRDGMPYVLEVNTLPGLTRNSLLPKSADAAGISFAKLLDSIIELSLQQRRKEAKSG from the coding sequence ATGAAGGTTGGCGTCATCATGGGTGGAACATCTTCGGAGCGGGATATTTCCCTGCTTACCGGACAGGAGATGATCACGCACCTGGATCCACAGAAGTATGAAGTTGTCCCCGTTGTCATCAATAACAAGCGGGAGCTCATTGAAAAGTCCGCAGGACTGGATATCGCGTTACTCGCTCTACATGGCAAATACGGTGAGGATGGCACCATTCAGGGCACCCTCGATTCACTAGGTATTCCCTATACAGGCTGTGGTGTGCTTGCAAGTAGTGTCTGCATGGATAAGGATATCTCCAAGCGAATTATGCAGCAAGCCGGTGTGCCCACGGTAGAATGGGTGCAAATCAGTGATCTGGAGGAGCTATCCTCCACAACCGTGACGCAGCTATCCTATCCTGTGGTCGTGAAGCCTAACTCTGGTGGCTCCAGCATTGGCACGCAGATTGTACGTGAACCCAGTGCACTTCGTGACGCTACTGAGGCAGCACTTGCTTGGGATGATACGGTGATGATCGAGCAATATATTGAGGGTGAAGAGATTACATGTGCAATACTGGATGGCACCATGCTGCCTGTCATCTCAATCCGGTCAAGCGGAGCGTTCTTCGACTACTCCTCCAAGTACGATGATGGCGGCGCCGAGGAACGCATTGTTCAATTACCTGCCGATATCCATAAACATGTGGAGGCTGCTGCATTAACCTGTTATCGCGTGTTAAAGTGCAGCGTCTATGCACGTGTGGACATGATTATCCGAGATGGCATGCCTTATGTGCTTGAGGTCAATACACTTCCTGGGCTCACTCGAAATAGTCTGTTGCCTAAGAGTGCAGACGCTGCCGGTATCTCTTTTGCCAAACTACTCGACTCCATTATTGAACTCTCACTGCAACAACGGCGAAAAGAGGCGAAGAGCGGATGA
- a CDS encoding GNAT family N-acetyltransferase, whose translation MSTDITIRHSSPDDLPDLVTLMDQLGYPTTYADMLERYTYLASDPSYTTLVAELHGRAVGMIGLQTFYMYEQSGRHCRIAALVIHKQYRGSGIGRQLIQAAEHWASAQGIETVSLNSGNRPERQVAHEFYAQMGYTAGSTGFSKRLQMLQHT comes from the coding sequence ATGAGTACAGATATTACGATAAGGCACAGCTCTCCGGATGATCTTCCAGATTTGGTCACTCTCATGGATCAGCTTGGGTATCCAACAACGTATGCAGATATGCTAGAGCGCTATACCTATCTTGCTTCAGATCCTAGTTATACGACACTGGTGGCGGAGTTACACGGGCGAGCAGTAGGTATGATCGGATTGCAGACATTCTATATGTATGAGCAAAGTGGTCGCCATTGTCGCATTGCAGCTCTGGTCATTCATAAGCAATATAGAGGCTCCGGTATCGGCCGACAACTCATTCAAGCTGCGGAACATTGGGCATCTGCTCAGGGTATCGAAACAGTTTCTCTGAACAGCGGCAATCGACCAGAGCGCCAGGTTGCTCATGAGTTTTATGCACAGATGGGTTATACGGCTGGGAGCACTGGATTTAGCAAAAGGCTTCAAATGTTACAACACACGTAA